A genomic region of Campylobacter corcagiensis contains the following coding sequences:
- the serA gene encoding phosphoglycerate dehydrogenase, translated as MGKIIVCDAINEAGFDILNLEKDIEVIDASKTPKSELLSLMGDADVAITRSPTPVDEKFLNAAKKLKAVVRAGVGVDNVDMDACSKRGIIAMNVPTANTIAAVELTMCHLLNAARKFVLSCNDLKENRVWNREKWYGSELYEKTLGIIGFGNIGSRVGVRAKAFGMSVIAYDPYIEPSKATDCGVKYTKNLDDILACDFITIHTPKTKETIGMIGADEIAKMKDGVRLVNCARGGLIDEKALEDGLKSGKVAYASIDVFIKEPATDHPLLDITNLSATPHLGANTNESQRNIAVQAAEAAISACRGIYYPNALNLPINTDKIPANVRTYLEMTSKLAHLATQMNNNSAIKGIRVEVDSKMEEYLEPLLTFALVGALKEQLGDSINYVNAKFKAEERGIKTEAVIVPGDFKNLFTVKVITDDDISSVSGVVYGESEGRVVNINGFKTDFKPKGKMILLKNRDIPGFIRDISAILADEEINIADFRLGRGNDGTALAVVLVDEHISKDILDRLNRVKACIWARYAAL; from the coding sequence ATGGGTAAAATTATAGTATGCGATGCAATCAATGAGGCAGGTTTTGATATTTTAAATTTAGAAAAAGATATAGAGGTAATAGACGCATCTAAGACTCCAAAAAGTGAGCTTTTATCTTTAATGGGTGATGCTGATGTTGCTATTACTAGAAGTCCAACTCCAGTAGATGAGAAATTTTTAAATGCTGCAAAAAAATTAAAAGCAGTAGTTAGAGCTGGTGTTGGGGTTGATAATGTTGATATGGATGCTTGTTCAAAACGCGGAATAATAGCAATGAATGTACCAACAGCTAACACTATAGCAGCAGTTGAACTTACAATGTGTCATCTTTTAAATGCTGCTAGAAAATTTGTCTTATCTTGTAATGACTTAAAAGAAAATAGAGTTTGGAATCGTGAAAAATGGTACGGAAGCGAACTTTATGAAAAAACACTTGGAATAATTGGCTTTGGAAATATTGGTTCAAGAGTTGGAGTTAGAGCAAAAGCTTTTGGTATGAGCGTTATAGCTTATGATCCATATATCGAGCCATCAAAAGCGACTGATTGTGGTGTAAAATACACTAAAAATTTAGATGATATCTTAGCATGTGATTTTATAACTATCCATACTCCAAAGACAAAAGAGACCATAGGTATGATTGGAGCTGATGAGATAGCTAAGATGAAAGATGGTGTTAGATTAGTAAACTGTGCAAGAGGTGGTTTAATAGATGAAAAAGCCTTAGAAGATGGCTTAAAAAGTGGAAAAGTAGCCTATGCGAGTATAGATGTTTTTATAAAAGAACCAGCTACAGACCACCCACTGCTTGATATTACAAATTTAAGTGCTACACCGCACCTTGGAGCAAATACAAATGAATCTCAAAGAAACATCGCAGTTCAAGCAGCAGAAGCAGCTATATCTGCATGTAGGGGAATTTACTATCCAAATGCACTAAATTTACCTATTAATACTGATAAAATTCCAGCTAATGTTAGAACATATCTTGAGATGACTTCAAAGTTAGCTCACCTTGCAACTCAGATGAATAATAACTCTGCCATAAAAGGTATAAGAGTAGAGGTTGATTCTAAGATGGAAGAGTATCTTGAACCACTTCTTACTTTTGCTTTAGTTGGGGCTTTAAAAGAACAGCTTGGAGATAGCATAAACTATGTAAATGCTAAATTTAAAGCTGAAGAAAGAGGCATAAAAACTGAAGCTGTTATAGTTCCTGGTGATTTTAAAAATTTATTCACAGTAAAAGTTATAACTGATGATGATATATCAAGTGTTAGTGGCGTAGTATATGGTGAAAGTGAAGGTAGAGTTGTAAATATTAACGGCTTTAAAACTGACTTTAAGCCAAAAGGCAAGATGATACTACTTAAAAACCGCGATATTCCTGGATTTATCCGTGATATTAGTGCTATTTTAGCTGATGAAGAGATAAATATAGCTGACTTTAGACTTGGTAGAGGAAATGATGGCACGGCTTTAGCAGTTGTACTTGTAGATGAACATATAAGCAAAGATATCCTAGATAGGCTTAACCGCGTTAAAGCTTGCATCTGGGCGAGGTATGCAGCCCTTTAA
- the pheT gene encoding phenylalanine--tRNA ligase subunit beta, whose amino-acid sequence MIITRKWLEEWIDISEISSQKIVNTLNSIGLEVDSLTEVKIPSKVVVGYVKSKKKHENAEKLSVCEVDVGSEVLQIVCGAKNVQTGQFVAVALIGAELPGGLKIKKAKLRGVESNGMICSSVELGLPKINDGIMVLDDSIGKSVLGKELSEYEFFSDDIIEIELTPNRGDCLSIYGVARDLSAALDLHLRSISYSEGDALLGIGRLLSIHSSENTKSFFQFRAFSIKQKPNLKLSTKIRVGYAGIMQKNDLDTLLAYATYATGVLLRAYDANKLNGDRITLSIKDDEYGNSSVFDGENFLSMAGILQSDYARVDDDSKTMIIEASYTDPKTISVAMNDNKELKVGEHVYRSSRGSEPNLELGQNYFFNIISGIDGLSPYSGSQQVSPRKDPKTVSFGIDQINAIVGRKIDRNEVVKILKKLGFEVGIEQDLINTKVPAFRHDIENCSDIAEEIVRMIGIDNIPSKPLNFSEKNRLNESYKNFIHKRDLKFRAVGAEFFECIHYVFDSSSELKNLGFKECSVKIVNPITSELDTFRPTLINHLLKSAARNYKNSKKSIKLFEIGKVFDENANESENLAFLASGLVAEASILNSAKPKEIDFIKFATMIKDAIGAFKCEIPAKFIPYLSEFEQANVIVDGKVIGYIGRVNLELENLLDLPKTYICEIKFDELKPKHIVAKAFSKFPSVSRDLSIIAPKDMRYATIKSVLESVNIENLKKFNVVDIYTDEKLGDNNSITINFTFQSDEKTLEESEISPAMDEILKVLNDKLGIGIR is encoded by the coding sequence ATGATAATTACTAGAAAATGGCTAGAAGAGTGGATAGATATAAGTGAAATCAGTAGTCAAAAAATCGTAAACACATTAAATTCCATCGGCCTTGAAGTTGATAGTCTTACAGAAGTTAAAATTCCTAGTAAGGTTGTAGTTGGATATGTTAAGAGTAAGAAAAAACATGAAAATGCTGAAAAACTTAGCGTTTGTGAAGTTGATGTTGGAAGTGAGGTTTTACAAATTGTTTGTGGTGCAAAAAATGTTCAAACAGGACAGTTTGTAGCTGTTGCGTTAATCGGTGCTGAACTTCCTGGCGGACTCAAGATAAAAAAGGCAAAGCTTAGAGGTGTTGAAAGTAACGGAATGATATGCTCATCAGTAGAACTAGGACTTCCTAAGATAAATGATGGAATTATGGTTCTTGATGATAGTATTGGCAAATCAGTTTTAGGTAAAGAACTTAGTGAATATGAGTTTTTCAGCGATGATATTATAGAGATAGAACTTACACCAAATAGGGGTGATTGCTTAAGTATTTATGGTGTTGCTAGGGATTTAAGTGCTGCTTTAGACCTTCATCTTAGAAGCATTAGTTACAGCGAAGGCGATGCACTTTTAGGTATTGGCAGACTTCTTAGCATACACTCAAGTGAAAATACAAAAAGCTTTTTTCAGTTTAGGGCATTTTCTATAAAACAAAAGCCAAATTTAAAGCTTTCAACAAAAATCAGAGTTGGATATGCTGGTATAATGCAAAAAAATGATCTTGATACTCTTTTAGCTTACGCAACTTACGCAACAGGCGTTCTTTTAAGAGCATATGATGCTAACAAACTTAACGGTGATAGGATAACTTTAAGTATAAAAGATGATGAGTATGGTAACTCATCTGTTTTTGATGGTGAAAATTTCTTATCTATGGCTGGAATTTTGCAAAGTGATTATGCAAGAGTTGATGATGATTCAAAAACTATGATAATAGAAGCAAGCTATACAGATCCTAAAACTATATCAGTAGCAATGAATGATAATAAAGAGCTAAAAGTTGGCGAACATGTTTACCGTTCAAGTCGTGGTAGCGAGCCAAATTTAGAGCTTGGTCAGAACTATTTTTTCAACATTATTTCAGGTATTGATGGACTTAGCCCGTATAGCGGTTCACAGCAAGTTAGCCCGCGAAAAGATCCAAAGACGGTTAGCTTTGGTATTGATCAAATAAATGCTATTGTTGGTAGAAAAATAGATAGAAACGAAGTTGTTAAAATACTTAAAAAACTAGGCTTTGAAGTTGGCATAGAACAAGATCTCATAAACACAAAAGTGCCAGCTTTTAGGCATGACATTGAAAATTGCTCCGATATAGCTGAAGAGATTGTTAGAATGATAGGAATAGATAATATTCCATCAAAACCTCTAAATTTCAGTGAAAAAAACCGCCTAAATGAGAGCTATAAAAATTTTATACATAAAAGAGATCTTAAATTTAGAGCTGTGGGAGCTGAATTTTTTGAGTGTATACACTATGTTTTTGATAGCTCATCTGAACTTAAAAATTTAGGATTTAAAGAGTGTAGTGTAAAAATAGTAAACCCTATCACAAGTGAACTTGACACTTTTAGACCAACTCTTATAAATCACCTTTTAAAATCAGCCGCTAGAAACTATAAAAATTCTAAAAAAAGCATAAAGCTTTTTGAAATTGGCAAAGTTTTTGATGAGAACGCAAATGAAAGTGAAAATTTGGCATTTTTAGCAAGTGGTTTGGTTGCTGAGGCAAGTATTTTAAACTCAGCTAAGCCAAAAGAGATTGATTTTATTAAATTTGCTACGATGATTAAGGATGCGATTGGAGCATTTAAGTGTGAGATTCCAGCTAAATTTATACCGTATTTAAGCGAATTTGAACAAGCTAATGTTATCGTGGATGGTAAGGTTATAGGTTATATTGGAAGAGTTAATTTAGAGCTTGAAAATTTGCTTGATCTTCCAAAAACTTATATTTGTGAGATTAAATTTGATGAGTTAAAACCAAAACATATAGTCGCAAAAGCCTTTTCTAAATTTCCAAGCGTAAGTAGGGATTTAAGCATTATCGCACCAAAAGATATGAGATATGCTACTATAAAAAGCGTACTTGAAAGTGTAAATATAGAAAATTTAAAGAAATTTAATGTAGTTGATATCTATACCGATGAAAAGCTAGGTGATAACAACAGCATAACTATAAATTTTACATTTCAAAGTGATGAAAAAACCCTAGAAGAGAGTGAAATTTCACCTGCCATGGATGAAATTCTAAAGGTTTTAAATGATAAGCTAGGTATTGGTATAAGATGA
- a CDS encoding winged helix-turn-helix domain-containing protein: MNLDQKLSNKTFLTCKEALEISNEINANPKIVGEKATSKSIKITDCEFGEFGKFNSLNDTQNSIEIFEAIKPYIDIHQRINCEKLLEISKIYSTQSIRSCLKEFDIKVKNCSLGLFKEKSEKKLFLKVKTWVENENGKVVFSKENNESLDMIAKSGSIKRASEILDINYKKCWTHLKIFEKSMGEKIALSRRGTGDDSGTRINKKALSWVDKYKKFQKSVDEFANKEFERIFFDEK; the protein is encoded by the coding sequence ATGAATTTAGATCAAAAACTTTCAAATAAAACATTTTTAACCTGTAAAGAGGCTTTAGAAATTTCAAATGAGATTAATGCAAATCCAAAAATAGTGGGCGAAAAAGCAACTTCAAAAAGCATAAAAATAACTGATTGTGAATTTGGAGAATTTGGTAAATTTAATTCTCTAAACGATACCCAAAATAGCATAGAAATTTTTGAAGCGATTAAGCCATATATTGATATCCACCAAAGAATAAACTGTGAAAAACTTTTAGAAATTTCTAAAATTTATAGCACCCAAAGTATTAGATCTTGCTTAAAGGAATTTGACATTAAAGTTAAAAACTGCTCTTTAGGACTTTTTAAAGAAAAAAGTGAAAAAAAGCTATTTTTAAAAGTTAAAACTTGGGTTGAAAATGAAAATGGCAAGGTTGTTTTTAGTAAAGAAAATAACGAATCTTTGGATATGATAGCAAAAAGCGGCTCTATTAAAAGAGCTTCTGAAATTTTAGATATTAATTATAAAAAATGCTGGACTCATCTTAAAATTTTTGAAAAGTCAATGGGTGAGAAAATTGCTCTTTCAAGAAGAGGAACTGGCGATGACTCTGGAACTAGGATAAATAAAAAAGCTCTGTCTTGGGTAGATAAATATAAAAAATTTCAAAAATCAGTTGATGAGTTTGCAAATAAAGAATTTGAAAGAATTTTCTTTGATGAAAAATAA
- the aroA gene encoding 3-phosphoshikimate 1-carboxyvinyltransferase: MKVYLHTQPLKSEISDIAPDKSVSHRSAIFSLLSDKPSHIKNYLLADDTLSTLEILKTLGAKVEQNKDEISIVPPTKFNEPNRVLDCGNSGTTMRIFTGLLSSKDGFFVLSGDKYLNERPMKRVCEPLRSIGAKIDGRAGGDKAPLSIRGGNLDYFEYESKIASAQVKTALILAALNSKGCKYSEPELSRDHSERILKGMGAEISNDGLNLVVSALKKPLEPLEIYVPNDPSSGFFFAVGAMLIPGSKIVLKDMLINKTRVEAYNVLAKMGAKIEFIKKDSKYEDIGDIVVEYSKLKGVEVTQNISWLIDEAPALAVAFSVAEGKSVIRNASELRVKECDRISVTVEALKACGVNAKELDDGFEIVGGNTLNPAIIDSHGDHRIAMSFAILGLKCGMIIEGSECINVSFPNFANVLKRLGVSVED; the protein is encoded by the coding sequence ATGAAAGTCTACCTTCATACACAGCCACTAAAATCTGAAATTTCAGATATAGCCCCTGATAAATCAGTATCTCATAGAAGTGCGATATTTTCACTGCTTAGCGATAAGCCATCACATATAAAAAACTATCTTTTAGCTGATGATACGCTTTCAACTTTAGAGATTTTAAAAACTCTTGGAGCAAAAGTAGAGCAAAATAAAGATGAAATTTCTATAGTTCCACCTACTAAATTTAACGAACCAAATAGAGTTTTAGATTGTGGAAATTCTGGAACAACAATGAGAATATTTACAGGGCTACTTTCTAGTAAAGATGGCTTTTTTGTTTTAAGTGGTGATAAATATCTAAATGAACGACCAATGAAAAGAGTTTGTGAGCCACTAAGAAGTATAGGGGCTAAGATAGATGGCAGAGCAGGTGGTGATAAAGCCCCACTTTCTATAAGAGGTGGGAATTTAGATTATTTTGAGTATGAAAGTAAAATCGCATCTGCTCAGGTAAAAACAGCTCTTATCTTAGCCGCTCTTAACTCAAAAGGGTGTAAGTACAGTGAGCCTGAGTTAAGCCGAGATCATAGTGAGAGAATTTTAAAAGGAATGGGAGCTGAAATTTCAAATGATGGTCTAAATTTGGTTGTATCTGCTTTAAAAAAACCACTTGAGCCATTAGAAATTTATGTGCCAAATGATCCAAGTTCTGGCTTTTTCTTCGCTGTTGGGGCTATGCTTATACCTGGATCAAAGATAGTTTTAAAAGATATGCTGATTAACAAAACAAGAGTTGAGGCTTATAATGTTTTAGCCAAAATGGGTGCAAAGATAGAATTTATCAAAAAAGATTCTAAGTATGAAGATATTGGCGATATCGTAGTTGAGTACTCAAAGTTAAAAGGCGTAGAAGTTACTCAAAACATATCATGGCTAATAGATGAAGCCCCAGCTTTAGCAGTAGCTTTTAGCGTAGCAGAAGGTAAAAGTGTTATAAGAAACGCTTCTGAACTAAGAGTAAAAGAGTGTGATAGAATATCAGTAACTGTTGAGGCTTTAAAAGCTTGTGGAGTTAATGCTAAAGAGCTTGATGATGGCTTTGAAATAGTTGGTGGAAATACTCTTAATCCAGCCATAATAGATTCTCATGGAGATCATAGAATTGCTATGAGTTTTGCTATTTTGGGATTAAAGTGCGGGATGATTATAGAAGGAAGTGAGTGTATAAATGTCTCTTTTCCAAATTTTGCTAATGTTTTAAAACGCTTAGGGGTGAGTGTTGAAGATTGA
- a CDS encoding histidine triad nucleotide-binding protein, with amino-acid sequence MKNVFQKIIDGELPSNKVLENDNFLAFHDINPKAPIHILIVPKKFYENFQSVDPNLMSEMTKFIQEVAVKMGVDKSGYRLVTNCGEGGGQEVMHLHIHLLAGAKLPWGHGEGHNAKDEF; translated from the coding sequence ATGAAAAATGTTTTTCAAAAGATAATAGATGGCGAACTTCCAAGCAATAAGGTCCTAGAAAATGATAACTTTTTAGCATTTCATGATATAAATCCAAAAGCACCAATTCATATCTTAATTGTACCAAAGAAATTTTATGAAAATTTCCAAAGTGTTGATCCAAATTTAATGAGCGAAATGACAAAATTTATTCAAGAAGTTGCTGTTAAAATGGGCGTTGATAAGAGTGGCTATAGACTTGTAACAAACTGTGGAGAAGGCGGTGGTCAAGAGGTTATGCATCTTCATATACACCTACTAGCTGGCGCAAAACTTCCATGGGGGCATGGCGAAGGACACAACGCTAAAGATGAGTTTTAA
- a CDS encoding 4-hydroxy-3-methylbut-2-enyl diphosphate reductase, producing the protein MKIELASSYGFCFGVKRAIKIAEGSSDSATYGELIHNADEISRLKDNFNVKTLTTMSELKDENNIIIRTHGITKNDLKSLQDSGKKIIDATCPFVTKPQNIVEKMSSEGYDIVIFGDKNHPEIKGVMSYSKRAVFVVLSSDELKGVKISKKVALISQTTKKIEDYQKIAAYLMSRCNEVRVFNTICNATLENQEAARELANRADVMIIIGGKNSSNTKQLYLICKQYCFDSYHVENETELKKEWFVGKKLCGISAGASTPDWIIQNVVDEIEKFEVKD; encoded by the coding sequence TTGAAGATTGAACTAGCTAGTAGCTATGGGTTTTGTTTTGGAGTAAAAAGAGCCATTAAAATAGCTGAAGGAAGCAGTGATAGCGCAACATATGGTGAGCTTATCCATAATGCTGATGAGATAAGTCGCTTAAAAGATAACTTTAATGTTAAAACTTTAACTACTATGAGTGAGTTAAAAGATGAAAATAATATTATCATACGAACTCACGGCATTACTAAAAATGATCTTAAGAGCTTACAGGATAGTGGAAAAAAGATAATTGATGCCACTTGTCCTTTTGTAACAAAACCTCAAAACATAGTTGAAAAAATGAGCTCTGAAGGGTATGATATTGTTATATTTGGAGATAAAAATCACCCTGAGATAAAAGGCGTGATGAGTTATTCAAAAAGGGCTGTTTTTGTTGTATTAAGTAGCGATGAGTTAAAAGGGGTTAAAATTTCTAAAAAAGTAGCTTTAATATCTCAAACTACTAAAAAAATCGAAGATTATCAAAAAATAGCGGCTTATCTTATGTCAAGATGCAATGAAGTTAGGGTTTTTAACACAATTTGTAATGCAACTTTAGAAAACCAAGAAGCAGCTAGAGAGCTTGCTAATAGAGCTGATGTGATGATAATAATAGGTGGTAAAAATTCATCAAACACAAAGCAACTTTACTTGATATGCAAACAGTACTGCTTTGATAGTTACCATGTAGAAAATGAAACTGAACTGAAAAAAGAGTGGTTTGTTGGGAAAAAACTGTGCGGAATCTCAGCTGGAGCAAGTACGCCTGATTGGATTATTCAAAATGTTGTAGATGAGATAGAGAAATTTGAAGTTAAAGATTAA
- a CDS encoding GatB/YqeY domain-containing protein — protein sequence MITNSVKDDIKSAMKSGDTFKRDTLRMLSSAFKQVEVDKRVEIDDKIACEIIQSEIKKRNDSATQYKAANRDELAQKELKEIEILSSYLPKQLNESELEAEISAVIKSLNANSLKDLGEVIKVSREKIGAKSDGKSISQMAKKLLS from the coding sequence ATGATAACAAATAGCGTAAAAGATGATATTAAATCAGCAATGAAGTCAGGCGATACTTTTAAGCGAGATACTTTAAGGATGCTATCTTCAGCTTTTAAGCAAGTTGAAGTTGATAAAAGAGTTGAGATAGATGATAAAATAGCATGCGAAATAATCCAAAGCGAGATTAAAAAACGAAATGACTCAGCCACTCAGTATAAAGCTGCAAACAGAGATGAGTTGGCACAAAAAGAGCTAAAAGAGATAGAAATTCTAAGTTCATATCTACCAAAGCAGTTAAATGAATCAGAATTAGAAGCTGAAATTTCAGCTGTTATTAAAAGTTTAAATGCAAATTCTTTAAAAGATTTAGGCGAAGTGATTAAAGTTTCAAGAGAGAAAATTGGTGCAAAAAGCGATGGAAAAAGCATTAGTCAAATGGCTAAAAAGCTTTTATCTTAG
- a CDS encoding 30S ribosomal protein S1 gives MAEVNTEVQNGSEFEDLDFETLLEESFKAKEDDVTTTGVVVAIKGDEVFIDVDRKIEGVLQASEVTDKDGNLTVKEGDTIEVIITGNRGGKPILSYKQAQRKIKVLEFIENYDENSDTTVNVKIISKNRGGYICVDEDGVEYFMPRSQSALRDSNNIIGRSYKAKIFKIDKENNSILISRKKILDDERKIKKELVSKLAQSSDIIEGVVKKITTYGMFVDVGGVDGLVHYSEISYKGPVNPSTMFKEGDKVPVKVISYDDEKRHLSLSIKAALPDPWKEIAENGLEVGDVIEVTINNIEPYGAFVDLGNDIEGFLHISEISWDKNIKNPKDYISEGEQIAVEVIEIDTKERRLRVSLKNLKEKPFDEFKKEFKVGDVAEGEVTTLTNFGAFIKIGSVEGLLHNEDASWDRNSRCKDMFKVGDKVEVKIIRIDPTEEKISLSKKELEDSPISQYTKEHKVGDIVTGKVRDIKDFGVFVQLEDNVDALIRKEDLGNTNMEDLKIGDTIEAALDFIDNRRNRIRLSIRRLSRQKERAVLNEINSENDDKLTLGDIIKEQLSDN, from the coding sequence ATGGCTGAGGTGAACACTGAAGTTCAAAACGGAAGCGAGTTTGAAGATTTAGATTTTGAGACTCTGCTTGAGGAATCATTTAAAGCAAAAGAAGACGATGTTACTACAACAGGTGTGGTAGTAGCCATCAAGGGCGATGAGGTTTTTATCGATGTTGATAGAAAAATCGAAGGCGTTTTACAAGCTAGCGAGGTAACCGATAAGGACGGCAATCTTACAGTTAAAGAGGGCGATACAATTGAGGTTATTATAACTGGTAACAGGGGTGGAAAACCCATTCTTTCATATAAACAAGCTCAAAGAAAGATTAAAGTTTTAGAATTTATAGAAAATTACGATGAAAACTCAGATACAACTGTTAATGTAAAGATAATATCTAAAAATAGAGGCGGATATATCTGTGTAGATGAAGATGGTGTAGAGTATTTTATGCCAAGATCTCAGAGTGCTTTGAGGGATTCAAATAACATTATCGGAAGATCATATAAGGCTAAAATTTTTAAAATTGACAAAGAGAATAACTCTATTTTAATATCAAGAAAGAAAATTCTTGATGATGAAAGAAAGATAAAAAAAGAGTTGGTTTCTAAACTAGCTCAAAGTAGCGATATCATTGAAGGTGTTGTTAAAAAAATTACAACTTATGGTATGTTTGTAGATGTTGGTGGAGTAGATGGACTAGTTCACTACAGTGAGATAAGCTACAAAGGACCAGTTAATCCAAGTACCATGTTTAAAGAAGGCGATAAGGTTCCTGTAAAAGTTATAAGTTACGATGATGAGAAAAGACATCTTTCTTTATCTATAAAAGCAGCTCTGCCAGATCCATGGAAAGAGATAGCAGAAAATGGCTTAGAAGTTGGTGATGTTATTGAGGTTACTATTAATAATATCGAGCCGTATGGAGCGTTTGTTGATCTTGGAAATGATATAGAGGGCTTTTTACATATAAGTGAAATTTCTTGGGATAAAAATATTAAAAATCCAAAAGATTATATAAGTGAAGGTGAGCAGATAGCTGTTGAAGTTATTGAAATCGATACTAAAGAAAGACGCCTTAGAGTAAGTCTTAAAAATCTAAAAGAGAAGCCATTTGATGAGTTTAAAAAAGAATTTAAAGTTGGAGATGTAGCCGAAGGTGAAGTCACAACACTTACAAATTTTGGTGCATTTATTAAAATAGGCTCAGTAGAAGGTCTACTTCATAACGAAGATGCATCTTGGGATAGAAATTCAAGATGTAAAGATATGTTTAAAGTAGGCGATAAGGTTGAGGTTAAGATAATTAGAATAGATCCAACTGAGGAAAAAATTTCACTAAGCAAAAAAGAGCTAGAAGATAGCCCAATAAGTCAATATACAAAAGAGCATAAAGTTGGTGATATTGTAACTGGTAAGGTTAGAGATATAAAAGACTTTGGTGTATTTGTTCAGCTTGAAGATAATGTAGATGCTCTTATTAGGAAAGAAGATCTTGGAAATACTAATATGGAAGATCTAAAAATTGGTGACACGATAGAAGCAGCGCTTGATTTTATTGACAATAGAAGAAACCGCATCAGATTAAGTATTCGCAGGTTATCAAGACAGAAGGAAAGAGCTGTGTTAAATGAGATAAATAGTGAAAATGATGATAAACTAACTCTTGGCGATATCATAAAAGAACAACTTTCAGATAATTAA
- the pheS gene encoding phenylalanine--tRNA ligase subunit alpha: protein MNEILKSISSAKTLNELDKVRVSLLGKNGTITQEFSKLKNLSGDEKKEFAASLNSKRDEISKALELKKTELEILELKERMRAEAIDVTMFDESGSVGALHPITITMNKIIEYFLSQNFSIENGPLIEDDFHNFEALNLPKYHPARDMQDTFYTDDARLLRTHTSPVQIRTMENSKPPIRMIAPGAVFRRDFDLTHTPMFHQVEGLVVEEGNKVSFANLKYILEDFLKYMFGDVKVRFRPSFFPFTEPSTEVDISCVFCGGKGCRVCSQTGWLEVLGSGVVDPNVFKFVGYKDVSGYAFGLGVERFAMLLHGVPDLRSMFEGDLRVLEQFR, encoded by the coding sequence GTGAATGAAATATTAAAGAGTATAAGCTCGGCAAAAACGCTTAACGAGCTTGATAAAGTAAGAGTGAGCTTACTTGGTAAAAATGGCACAATTACGCAAGAATTTTCTAAACTAAAAAATCTTAGTGGTGATGAGAAAAAAGAGTTTGCAGCATCTTTAAATTCCAAAAGAGATGAGATCTCAAAGGCTTTAGAGCTTAAAAAAACAGAGCTTGAAATTCTAGAACTTAAAGAGCGTATGAGAGCTGAAGCTATTGATGTTACTATGTTTGATGAAAGTGGCAGTGTTGGAGCACTTCACCCAATAACTATAACGATGAATAAAATTATTGAGTACTTTTTATCTCAAAATTTTAGCATTGAAAATGGACCTTTAATAGAAGATGACTTTCACAACTTTGAAGCACTAAATTTACCAAAATACCATCCAGCAAGAGATATGCAAGATACATTTTACACAGATGATGCTAGACTTTTAAGAACCCATACAAGTCCAGTTCAAATTCGCACAATGGAAAATTCTAAACCACCTATTAGAATGATTGCACCAGGAGCTGTTTTTAGAAGGGATTTTGATCTAACTCATACGCCTATGTTTCACCAAGTCGAAGGTCTTGTGGTTGAAGAAGGAAACAAAGTAAGTTTTGCAAATTTAAAGTATATTTTAGAGGATTTTTTAAAGTATATGTTTGGCGATGTTAAGGTTAGATTTCGCCCAAGCTTCTTTCCTTTTACTGAACCATCAACAGAAGTTGATATAAGTTGCGTGTTTTGCGGTGGCAAAGGCTGTAGAGTGTGTTCTCAAACTGGCTGGTTGGAGGTTTTAGGAAGTGGAGTTGTAGATCCAAATGTATTTAAATTTGTTGGCTATAAAGATGTAAGTGGATATGCTTTTGGGTTAGGAGTTGAGCGTTTTGCGATGCTACTTCATGGGGTGCCTGATTTAAGGTCTATGTTTGAAGGAGATTTAAGAGTGTTGGAGCAGTTTAGATGA
- a CDS encoding F0F1 ATP synthase subunit C, producing the protein MKKVMFLMFALATLSFGAEDGALGSYTTIASYSLLAAAIVLGIAAFGGAVGMGNAASATITGIARNPSVASKLSTTMYISLAMIEAQVIYALVIAFIMLFANPLITDAISAAAN; encoded by the coding sequence ATGAAAAAAGTTATGTTTCTTATGTTTGCTTTGGCAACACTTTCATTTGGTGCTGAGGACGGTGCTTTAGGTTCATACACAACTATAGCTTCTTACTCGCTTTTAGCTGCTGCTATTGTTTTAGGTATTGCTGCTTTTGGTGGTGCTGTTGGTATGGGTAATGCTGCTTCTGCAACTATTACAGGTATTGCTAGAAACCCAAGTGTTGCAAGCAAGCTTTCAACTACAATGTATATCTCTTTGGCGATGATTGAAGCTCAAGTTATATATGCTCTTGTTATAGCATTTATTATGCTATTTGCAAACCCACTTATTACTGACGCTATATCAGCTGCAGCTAATTAA